The nucleotide sequence AGAAAGGCAATGTAACTACTTTAAAAGCTTATTACAATACAGTGATTGTTTCAGGAATCTTATCTGCAGTTCCTGTGTAATTGCCTGAGATATTACATCCTGGTTACCAAAGTAGTAAGAGCATCTAGATGGCTTAAATCATCTTTTAAAACCTTAGTGTTGACATCCTTAGTGATAGCAGAGGTGCGTCCCTCGATTTGTCCCACAGCCTCGGTCAGTGCTGCCACGCTGTCCTGGAGCAGGCCGCGTTTCTCCGTTAGGCCGGACGCCCAGTCCTTCAGCTGGCTTACATCCCGCTCCAGGGCCTCCAAGTGGGGCAGGAGACCACCAGGCTGCCTCTCTAGATGCTCCAACAGGCTCTGGACACCCTCGCACTGCGCCAGGAAACAGgtggacagacagaacagggcggCCATTTTAGAAAATAGCTTTACATAGGAAAAGACTGACCAGCTAGACCATGCAGTCATAGACTGGTAGATAGCATTCATTGAAAAACATGCAGGGGAGACAGTCCATAAGTTACACAGAAAGCTGATATTTTGTACAAATAAATAGAGCAAATAAATGGGTAACACTAAGATATTTGAAACGGGTTTTAATTTACTAGAAATGCAAGCTAGGAGAGAGAAGATATTTTTTTACAATAGTTTTAACCAAATTTGAACATTTAAAAGATTCAGAGAAACCCTGATAATAAGGCACATTTATTAGAAATGCAATACTGGCATAACTGTCAAACTCATTCGAATATAAAATgtgaataaaaaaatgtatacgAACTCAACATTTGAGTACCTGATGATATTGGAGTACCGGTCACAATTGTTCTCCTTTCAGACACCAACAAGGCAACAATAATATCCTTTACAGATTACAGGAGCAGTGTTTGGGTGCAAACGCTACATTCAGTTGCTGACTTTCAGCAGCCAGTGCAGATAACATTGATTGGTTCCCATATTAGATAGTAGTATGTTTGTGAGACAAGAATGTTTGTGAGACAAGAACTTAAAACCTATTGATGAAACGTATTGCTAAACTTTATCAATAGCAAGTTAAAATGCACAAATCACACAATGTAGCAATGGTTTAACTATGTGAGGATTTAACAGCAGTTTTAAAACAAATGAAATGACAGGACCACTCCTTCCTATGGTTTAGAAATGACATCACACCGAGGTCATCATTATGTACCAGCTGGGGTGGCTCATCCTGCTCTGGGTCCTTGACctttcacccctccctctccccttccctatccaGCGTTCCAGAATTAGCCTGGTTGTCCTGTTGCTCCTCCCCCCTGCTGAGCTGTCCCAGCGTCTCCTTGACAACAGCCAACTCATTCTTCATCTTGAGGATGCTGTTGTGGGCCTGGAGGGCGTCCAGAGCCTGCTTGATGTCCAGGATCTCTGTCAGGGCTTTAAGCATGCTGTCCTCTGTCCCAAACACATGCAGGGTGAGCTCCTCCAGCCTTCGCTCCGCCATCCCCAGGTCCCCCCCCAGCCTCAGAATGGATCTCACTGCCTCCTCCACAGCCGGGAGGTGAGCCTCGCACTGCTGGGCCCGGGGGATGTGCTCCTCTAGCTGGGCGACTAACTCGGTATCTACTCGGAGCAGGCTCCGGACTTGGTCCTCCAGTTTGTGGAGCTGCTTGGTGTTccagtccagctggtcctgagACCGCTTGGCATCCTCGTCCTCGGTGCGGCCAAGGGCGCGTGTGTTCCGCCGGGTGCTGTCATCCAGCTCCTCCAGCCTCTCGTCCAGCGCCCGGGCCCTCTGCTCGGCCTCGTTCACCCGGGCTGTGGCGCCAGCGTGCGCCTCACGTGACTCCGTCTTCAGAGATGCCAGGTCGGAGGTCACCGAGGCCAGGCCCGTCTGCCACGTCTCAGTCACGTTCAGGAAGCGGGCGTTGACTGTCTGGAGATCGCGAGAGGCAGAGTTCTCGTCATCCTGCATCGCCAGGACGACGGCATGGAGCGAGGACAGGTCACGTTCGAGGCGCGTCGccagggagaaggtggagagagccCCCTGCAGGTCGTCCTCGGAGGCGGCGAGCTGCAGCCGCAACACAAAACAGGGAGGGCTGTTTCTGGGGAGGGCTCTGGGATCCTCAGTATTCTCAGTACAAATCCATGCAATTGCATGCACACATTCAGTCAAAAGATGCATATAGCAATTCTACGGAAGACAATGTGATTTGATCGCAGAATTCAATTCACCTGGATAGGCTATACAATCCAAGACGCAAGAATAACTGCTGTACATGAATAATGCAGACATGTCTGCAGGGGTTAATAATAAGGGGGAGGGGCCTATATTATGTGACAAGcaagaatatatatataatatatatgctatttagcagacgcttttatccaaagcgacttacagtcatgtgtgcatacattctatgtatgggtggtcccggggatcgaacccactaccctggcgttacaagcgccatgctctaccaactgagctacagaaggaccacaagacaATGACAGTATCAATAAACACACATAACAATGCATAGAAGTCTCTGCATAATGTTTTTGTGTCTTGTTCTTcgccagagagagatggatagacagtTCCAATAGAAACAAAACATACCTTCTTGGACACCTTGATGACTTCCTCCTCCATTTCAAGGAGACGTGCAGTCTTCCCAGACAGTAGTTTGTACTTTTCTTCCACGTCGAAGAATCTTGCATTCTGCTGCAATACCACCCTGTAATGTAAGGGGCGACAATAGCGTCAAAACTCAAACATAAAATTATTAATTTCTTCTTGTTTGGCCGAGATGAAAGTAAATAGGAATTATCCATAAACACACGGGCCTTTATAAGTAAAGCTTATGCCCTATGCAAATGTATAGGCTTACTTTTACTTACCATATAAGCACTATGCAAACTATCAGTGACAATAGACAAGTTATCGTTTTCACATCCAGGGAGAACGGCGAGGAGATTTTAGTTTCAGCCAAGCTATTTCCTTCGGTAGCTTTAGCTTTTTTTGCTTCATCTTCGGAAGTGTACTTTGACGTTTCTACCGGTTCGTCATTTTGTTTCTGAGCCGTGGTCTTCTTCCTTTGCTTCACTTCATTACTTGGCATTTTTGTAGCCTGCAGCAACGTTTCGGCTTGCAGCTTCCTTTTGCCTACTTGAAAAGGAATTGATTCAAAGTAGCGGCTGCGAATGCAAGCGACAATGGCCCACAGCTCTAGAAGTTTCGTAGCAGACTAGCGCAAGAAACTCCATCCAAAATCAAGTTAAATGCATTAGTTAAAATGTGATTATAATTAAGAATATTTAGGTATTTCAGATAATCAAATAAACCTTAAATAAAAGTATTCTACTTGCCAACTCATAGAAACAAGTCTACATAATCCCGTAAAAAAAAATCGACCACTTTATAGCTCATTGGAATTTGGGAAAAAGAACAAAATGCGTCAGCCAGCCACGTAGACGGCTGACGCCTGAAAATATTACAACGTGCCGCCCGTTTTATGATGAGTAGGCCTAGACGCTCTGaaaaaagtactaaattgtcatacttgagtaaaagtaaaaataccataatagaaaatgacaagtaaaagtgagtcacccattAAAATACGACTTGAGTCAAATTCTaaaggtatttggttttaaatatacgtaAGTATCGAAAGTAAATGTACTTGCTAAAAtgttaaaagtaaaagtataaatcattctTATTCCTTATGTCAAGCCAACCAGACGGCATAATTCtcgtgtttttatttatttatggatagcca is from Oncorhynchus gorbuscha isolate QuinsamMale2020 ecotype Even-year linkage group LG14, OgorEven_v1.0, whole genome shotgun sequence and encodes:
- the LOC123994389 gene encoding inhibitor of nuclear factor kappa-B kinase-interacting protein-like isoform X2; amino-acid sequence: MPSNEVKQRKKTTAQKQNDEPVETSKYTSEDEAKKAKATEGNSLAETKISSPFSLDVKTITCLLSLIVCIVLIWVVLQQNARFFDVEEKYKLLSGKTARLLEMEEEVIKVSKKLAASEDDLQGALSTFSLATRLERDLSSLHAVVLAMQDDENSASRDLQTVNARFLNVTETWQTGLASVTSDLASLKTESREAHAGATARVNEAEQRARALDERLEELDDSTRRNTRALGRTEDEDAKRSQDQLDWNTKQLHKLEDQVRSLLRVDTELVAQLEEHIPRAQQCEAHLPAVEEAVRSILRLGGDLGMAERRLEELTLHVFGTEDSMLKALTEILDIKQALDALQAHNSILKMKNELAVVKETLGQLSRGEEQQDNQANSGTLDREGEREG